In the Vanacampus margaritifer isolate UIUO_Vmar chromosome 9, RoL_Vmar_1.0, whole genome shotgun sequence genome, AAGACAAAGGCAGCGACAATGTAAGTCCCCCACCACCAGCACCAAAACAAGCAGCCTTGCTAGCTCTTGTCACTCATTTCACTCCGTGTTACACCATCCAGCCAGACCACAGCAACTGGATGGAGATGCACCAATTCATCGGCGACCTCCTAATGTCGTCGGGGAGCTCCGCGAAGGAGCAGCACGACGTTTTGAACGTGTGGAGCATGTTAGGAGGAGGGGATCTGCTCCAACAAGCCCGACCGATGCACGACAAGATCGATGCGGCGCTGAAGAAAAGCAAGGCCAGTGACGGTAAAGTGCTATTCTCTCATGATTTATTTTCTCCATCAGTAATATGCTCATAAACGTTTCAATAATATTGTAAGGTAAACACCGACTACGTCCGAGGCACGGGCTGCGTCGTTGTTACGTGGCACGGTTGATAGCCATTCAGGAAACGAGTTGATACTGCGGAAgaccaataaaaaaatggcGACATTTGACAGAAAATCGAGTGTTTGacttgaacaaaacaaaaatcccaaataaataaatatgtgctTGTCATGTGTGCTAGATATGCGCCATGTCTGCACCTGCCCCGGCTGCCCTTTCTCCTCTCCCAGACAAGCCTCGTCCTCACTTCAACACTCGGAGGCTTCAAAAGAGCGCAGCCCTTCCTCCACAAGCACCAGCCCTCCTCTTCCACTGAGCCCACCCGACAGCTGCCCTGAACCAAGCGGCTCATCCGAGAGCAGGCCCGACCCGGAAACTCCCCCATCCCGACTGTCCTCCTTGAACCCGCTCTCCTCCATGTTCCCTTGCTCCGCGTTCTGCCACACGCACCACCActtccaccaccaccactgccCCATCAGCACATGCCTGCCATGCCCGCAACCTCCCTTCCCCTGCCTGGCGTCTTTGCAGTCCCGCCTGCAGCAGCGCGTGCCCGAGGAGCGCGGCCGCCCGCCGACGGCCCCCTCGTCGCACCCCTGCATGCACTGCCCTGCGTCCTTCTCCAAACCCTCGCAGCTGCTGCAGCATCAGCGCACCGAACACGGCCAAAAGCCGTCCGGCTTCTTGTGCACGCAGTGCGGTCGGACCTTCAACTCGCACAGCAACCTGCGCATCCACCTCCACGTGCACACGGGCGCCCGGCCGTACACCTGCGGCGAATGCGGCAAGGGGTTCAGCCAGTCGGGCGCTCTCAAGATCCACAGGCGGATCCACACGGGCGAGAGGCCGTACTCCTGCGGCTTCTGCGGGAGGGGCTTCCCCCACCTGGCGGGGCTCCGAGCCCATCAGAGGATCCACACGGGGGAGAAGCCTTACCGCTGCGGCCAGTGCGGGAAGTGCTTCACCCAATCTGGCGCCCTCAAGATTCACATCCGAATCCACACCGGCGAGCGGCCGTTCGTTTGTAACATCTGCGGAAAAGCCTTCTCCAACCGCTCCGGCATCCGCTTCCACAACCAAACGGTCCACGGTTTAACCCCGGAGCAATCGGGGCTCACGGGGGTGCAGCTTGGGCGTCCTCGCACTTATCCGCCCGCTAATCCAAACGCGCCTCACGGCCCCGACGCTCCATCGCAGAGCGGGAGTCAATCTGGATTTGCGCCGCTTGGTGGGAACGCCGGCAAGTGTCCGGCAGAGGGAGAGAGCACGAGGCTGGCTTACGAATGCGAGGACTGCGGTCTGCGTTTTAAAGACGCGCCTTCACGGAACACACACCAGACTGTGGCGCACTACTCTGCGGAGGAGCGGGATCCTAAAGATGGAAGCACAAATGAGGGCGTCACCCCTGACAGTGGAGAGTAAGTCTTGTATTAAAGGTACAAAACCAAATAGTTGCCAAAAGACATTTGTTAGGAAACACAAATTATTGCTTGACATTCCATCATAGAATATAGGTGAACCTCCAAAAAGTGGGGTTCGACTTAAAACATGCTGGCAGGGTGCCGTTTGCCTCAAAAACCAAACGAAACAAGGAGTTCAAACAACATCTTGTAATGCTTCTAAAGCACTTGCAGCAAAATAATTTTCTATATGCTTTCACTTGTGCACAGCAACTGCATTGcacaatgtatatttaaaaacaaactcaatttAAACTCATAGGCTAAGGAAATTGTTTAGTACAAGGCAATAATTGTCAAAGCGTGTGTGGTACTtgagctccctctagtggtccTCAAAAGAATCATTCATCCATTGTTTTTGTAGGAATTCTTCTTAAACATGAAGTAGACACTTTATTTAccacataaaatgatttttAGGGGATAACAGCACTTAATTATAACACATGAAATGCTGTTCGATTACAATGTTGAGTAATAcgatgaattaaataaaatcaaacaaacgtGTTTTACCCAGCAGATGCTATCTTATATAGCATATTAGCTGGAGGACCAGAGATAGTActtgggctccctctagtggtccTCAAAagaatcatccatccattgtttTTGTAGGAATTCTTCTTAAACACGAAGTAGACACTTTATTTAccacataaaatgatttttAGGGGATAACAGCACTTAATTATGACACGTGAAATGCTGTTTGACTACAATATTGAGTAATACGAtgaattaaataac is a window encoding:
- the LOC144057618 gene encoding uncharacterized protein LOC144057618, whose product is MDKDKGSDNPDHSNWMEMHQFIGDLLMSSGSSAKEQHDVLNVWSMLGGGDLLQQARPMHDKIDAALKKSKASDDMRHVCTCPGCPFSSPRQASSSLQHSEASKERSPSSTSTSPPLPLSPPDSCPEPSGSSESRPDPETPPSRLSSLNPLSSMFPCSAFCHTHHHFHHHHCPISTCLPCPQPPFPCLASLQSRLQQRVPEERGRPPTAPSSHPCMHCPASFSKPSQLLQHQRTEHGQKPSGFLCTQCGRTFNSHSNLRIHLHVHTGARPYTCGECGKGFSQSGALKIHRRIHTGERPYSCGFCGRGFPHLAGLRAHQRIHTGEKPYRCGQCGKCFTQSGALKIHIRIHTGERPFVCNICGKAFSNRSGIRFHNQTVHGLTPEQSGLTGVQLGRPRTYPPANPNAPHGPDAPSQSGSQSGFAPLGGNAGKCPAEGESTRLAYECEDCGLRFKDAPSRNTHQTVAHYSAEERDPKDGSTNEGVTPDSGE